The proteins below come from a single Pseudarthrobacter sp. SSS035 genomic window:
- a CDS encoding acyl-CoA thioesterase II, which produces MTEAETGLLAPPSGDPTETLIHLLDLGELEGARTDEDIFLGPSQQQPRQRVFGGQVLAQSLVASMKTVDPERFVHSMHGYFLRPGDANKPITFGVQRLRDGRSFSARRVHAYQEGVPILSMIASFQDLDEGLDHESKMPAGIPDPESLPSTADLLGKFDHPIAQHWAYERPFDIRHVDPPLYVSAKGKKEARNAVWMKTFGPMPDDSNLHRAALAYASDYTLLESILRRHGLSWITPGMSVASLDHAMWWHRPARVDEWLLYVQESPSAQGARGLATGKIFNRAGQHVASVAQEGMVRVPTDLKNKVVGAFQSKVLEHQIRKAGRN; this is translated from the coding sequence ATGACTGAAGCCGAAACCGGACTGCTGGCGCCACCCAGCGGCGACCCCACCGAAACGCTCATCCATCTCCTTGACCTTGGTGAGCTTGAGGGCGCCCGGACGGATGAGGACATCTTCCTCGGCCCATCGCAGCAGCAGCCCCGGCAGCGTGTGTTCGGCGGCCAGGTGCTGGCCCAGTCGCTGGTCGCGTCCATGAAGACGGTGGACCCGGAACGGTTTGTCCATTCCATGCATGGCTATTTCCTCCGGCCCGGCGACGCCAACAAGCCCATCACGTTCGGTGTCCAGCGCCTGCGTGACGGCAGGTCCTTCTCGGCCCGGCGAGTTCACGCGTATCAGGAAGGCGTGCCCATCCTTTCGATGATCGCGTCCTTCCAGGACCTGGACGAAGGCCTCGACCACGAATCCAAGATGCCCGCCGGCATTCCCGATCCTGAGTCGCTGCCCAGCACGGCCGACCTGCTGGGCAAGTTCGACCACCCCATCGCCCAGCATTGGGCTTACGAGCGGCCCTTTGACATCAGGCACGTCGACCCGCCACTCTACGTTTCGGCCAAAGGCAAGAAGGAGGCCCGGAACGCCGTCTGGATGAAGACGTTCGGGCCCATGCCCGATGACTCAAACCTGCACCGGGCTGCCCTGGCCTACGCCAGCGACTACACGCTGCTGGAATCCATCCTGCGCCGCCACGGGCTGAGCTGGATCACGCCCGGCATGAGTGTCGCCAGCCTCGACCACGCCATGTGGTGGCACCGTCCCGCCCGGGTGGACGAATGGCTGCTCTACGTCCAGGAATCCCCCAGCGCCCAGGGAGCCCGCGGCCTCGCCACGGGCAAAATCTTCAACCGGGCCGGGCAGCACGTTGCCTCGGTGGCACAGGAGGGCATGGTCCGGGTTCCCACCGACCTGAAAAACAAAGTAGTTGGCGCGTTCCAGTCCAAAGTCCTGGAGCACCAGATCCGCAAGGCCGGGCGGAACTGA
- a CDS encoding ribose-5-phosphate isomerase, protein MTSSPAFPRVHIATDHAGMELSAHLVSHLTAKGYDVVDHGPKEYDALDDYPSFCINAALAVVADQQAGIHALGIVLGGSGNGEQIAANKVKGVRAALAWNHSTATLAREHNDANVVAVGGRQHTVEEATELIEAFLAEPFSNDERHVRRIGKIAAYETTGEVIE, encoded by the coding sequence GTGACTTCTTCCCCTGCCTTCCCGCGGGTACACATCGCCACCGACCACGCAGGCATGGAACTCAGCGCCCACCTGGTCAGCCACCTCACGGCCAAGGGCTACGACGTGGTGGACCACGGCCCCAAGGAATACGACGCCCTGGACGACTACCCGTCCTTCTGCATCAACGCAGCGCTCGCCGTCGTCGCTGACCAGCAGGCAGGAATCCACGCCCTGGGCATCGTCCTGGGCGGCTCGGGCAACGGTGAGCAGATCGCCGCCAACAAGGTCAAGGGGGTCCGCGCAGCCCTCGCCTGGAACCACTCCACCGCAACTTTGGCACGCGAACACAACGACGCCAACGTGGTGGCCGTGGGCGGCCGCCAGCACACTGTCGAGGAAGCAACTGAACTGATCGAGGCGTTCCTGGCTGAGCCCTTCAGCAACGACGAAAGGCACGTCCGCCGCATCGGCAAGATCGCGGCTTACGAAACCACCGGCGAGGTCATCGAGTAG
- the pepN gene encoding aminopeptidase N, translating into MNLTRAEARERAALINVDSYDVILDLTRGGKVFGTTTTVKFTAVPGSTTFIDAVTHAVHSITLNGHALDPAAVSDGIRIQLPDLAAANELTVVADAPYMNTGEGLHRFVDPVDHEVYLYTQFEVPDSRRMFAVFEQPDLKGTFRFTVTAPSHWDVISNSPTPAPVEATPGDDGGARSVWTFAATPRLSSYVTALIAGPYQSVRSEVASSDGRVIPLGVFARKSLMQYLDADNIFDLTRQGFEFFEAQFGFPYPFEKYDQLFVPEFNAGAMENAGAVTILEGYVFRSKVTGAQIERRAITVLHELAHMWFGDLVTMRWWNDLWLNESFAEYMSHLAAVENTSFTSAWTTFASVEKSWAYRQDQLPTTHPIFADINDLQDVEVNFDGITYAKGASVLRQLVAWVGPEQFMAGVREYFAKHAWQNTELSDLMVELEKASGRDLDQWGRLWLETAGVNTLKPELSVDGSGTLTSFTIVQSAVEEWPTIRPHRLAVGFYNLNSAGKLERVHREELDVDGERTEVPELAGLAQPDLILVNDDDLAYAKVRLDEKSLATATAHLKDFSESLPRTLVWNSAWDAARDGESPARRYVELILANVAAESDSSVILVQLRQLATTLNFYVAEEHREATTVTAVDTLWDLASAALGGSDAQLQFVKSFALLAGSPGQQDTVAGLLDGTATLDGLAVDQDLRWELLASLVAGGRRGQAQIDAELERDNTASGQNAAALATAAIPTAEAKAAAWDSVVVTGELSNALQGSAVSGFMRVLDRSLLEPYAEKYFEAVPGIVADRTHALAQQIVVGLYPALLTTQATVDRTDAFLAGLPADSSALRRMMLENRDGVARALRARAADVLPGEA; encoded by the coding sequence ATGAACCTGACTCGCGCCGAAGCCCGCGAGCGTGCCGCACTCATCAACGTTGACTCCTACGATGTCATCCTCGACCTGACCAGGGGCGGGAAGGTCTTCGGGACCACCACCACCGTGAAGTTCACGGCAGTGCCGGGTTCCACCACTTTCATCGACGCCGTAACCCACGCCGTGCACAGCATTACGCTCAACGGGCACGCCCTGGACCCTGCGGCAGTGTCCGACGGTATCCGGATCCAGTTGCCGGACCTGGCCGCGGCCAACGAGCTCACGGTGGTGGCCGACGCGCCGTACATGAACACCGGCGAAGGCCTGCACCGCTTTGTCGATCCGGTGGACCACGAGGTGTACCTGTACACGCAGTTCGAGGTTCCCGATTCGCGCCGGATGTTCGCGGTGTTTGAGCAGCCCGACCTCAAGGGCACCTTCAGGTTCACGGTCACGGCGCCGTCGCACTGGGATGTCATCTCCAACTCCCCCACCCCCGCCCCGGTGGAAGCCACACCAGGGGACGACGGCGGCGCCCGCTCGGTCTGGACGTTCGCCGCCACACCGCGCCTGTCTTCCTACGTCACCGCCCTGATCGCCGGCCCGTACCAGTCGGTCCGCAGCGAAGTGGCCAGTTCCGACGGCCGCGTGATCCCGCTGGGAGTTTTTGCCCGGAAGTCCCTGATGCAGTATCTCGACGCGGACAACATCTTTGACCTGACCCGCCAGGGCTTCGAATTCTTCGAGGCGCAGTTCGGCTTCCCGTACCCGTTCGAGAAGTACGACCAGCTTTTTGTGCCCGAGTTCAACGCGGGCGCCATGGAGAATGCCGGCGCGGTGACCATCCTGGAAGGCTACGTTTTCCGGAGCAAGGTGACCGGGGCCCAGATCGAGCGCCGGGCTATCACCGTGCTGCACGAACTCGCGCACATGTGGTTCGGCGACCTGGTGACGATGCGCTGGTGGAACGACCTCTGGCTCAACGAATCCTTCGCCGAATACATGTCGCACCTCGCGGCCGTGGAAAACACGTCCTTCACCAGCGCGTGGACCACTTTTGCCTCGGTGGAGAAGTCCTGGGCCTACCGCCAGGACCAGCTGCCCACCACTCACCCGATTTTCGCCGACATCAACGACCTCCAGGATGTGGAGGTCAACTTTGACGGCATCACCTACGCCAAGGGCGCCTCAGTCCTGCGCCAGCTGGTGGCCTGGGTGGGACCGGAACAGTTCATGGCCGGGGTCCGGGAGTATTTCGCGAAGCACGCCTGGCAGAACACCGAGCTGAGCGACCTCATGGTGGAGCTGGAGAAGGCCAGCGGCCGCGACCTGGACCAGTGGGGCCGCCTCTGGCTGGAGACCGCCGGCGTCAATACGCTCAAGCCGGAGCTCTCCGTGGACGGCTCCGGGACGCTGACGTCCTTCACCATCGTGCAGTCAGCCGTCGAGGAGTGGCCCACTATCCGTCCGCACCGGCTCGCCGTCGGGTTCTACAACCTGAACAGCGCAGGCAAGCTGGAGCGCGTGCACCGCGAGGAGCTCGACGTCGACGGTGAGCGCACCGAGGTGCCGGAGCTGGCGGGCCTGGCGCAGCCTGACCTGATCCTGGTCAACGACGACGACCTCGCCTACGCCAAGGTCCGGCTGGACGAGAAGTCCCTCGCCACGGCAACGGCGCACCTGAAGGACTTCAGCGAGAGCCTGCCGCGCACCCTGGTGTGGAACTCCGCCTGGGACGCTGCCCGCGATGGCGAGTCCCCGGCGCGCCGGTACGTGGAGCTGATCCTGGCCAACGTGGCCGCGGAATCGGATTCGTCGGTGATCCTGGTCCAGCTGCGCCAGCTGGCCACCACGCTGAACTTCTATGTGGCCGAGGAGCACCGCGAGGCCACAACGGTCACCGCCGTGGACACGCTGTGGGACCTGGCCAGTGCAGCCCTTGGCGGGTCCGACGCGCAGCTGCAGTTTGTGAAGTCGTTTGCCCTGCTGGCCGGCAGCCCGGGCCAGCAGGACACCGTCGCCGGACTCCTGGATGGCACGGCGACCTTGGATGGGCTGGCCGTGGACCAGGACCTCCGCTGGGAGCTGCTGGCATCCCTGGTGGCCGGTGGCAGGCGGGGCCAGGCACAGATCGACGCCGAACTGGAGCGCGACAACACCGCGAGCGGACAGAACGCCGCGGCGCTGGCCACGGCGGCCATCCCCACCGCCGAAGCCAAGGCCGCCGCGTGGGACTCGGTCGTGGTCACGGGAGAACTCTCCAATGCGCTCCAGGGCTCAGCGGTCTCAGGCTTTATGCGGGTGCTGGACCGTTCGCTGCTCGAGCCGTACGCGGAAAAGTACTTCGAGGCTGTTCCCGGGATCGTGGCGGACCGCACGCACGCACTCGCCCAGCAGATCGTCGTCGGGCTTTATCCGGCGCTGCTGACCACGCAGGCAACGGTTGACCGGACGGATGCTTTCCTCGCCGGTCTTCCGGCCGACAGCAGCGCCCTGCGCCGCATGATGCTGGAAAACCGGGACGGCGTGGCCCGGGCGTTGCGGGCACGCGCGGCCGACGTACTGCCGGGCGAAGCCTAG
- a CDS encoding single-stranded DNA-binding protein, giving the protein MTDYQTFRGFVATDIKTSTTPGGVGTASFRLGSTARRFDRATSTWVDSHTNWFNVQGYRQLAGNMACSIKKGQCVIVVGRLKLRSWEKDGRVYHSAEIDADSVGHDLKRGSANYIRTSDTGLHLVSDNSAAGQEASAEGSGVGPADPDEDGGDPEEGEHTDDDAAALGVFHEDADGNRIPVDAETGELAGATV; this is encoded by the coding sequence ATGACTGACTACCAAACATTCCGGGGCTTCGTTGCCACGGATATCAAGACCTCCACAACTCCGGGCGGCGTTGGCACCGCCTCGTTCCGCCTCGGTTCAACGGCGCGGCGTTTTGACCGGGCCACCAGTACCTGGGTGGATAGCCACACCAACTGGTTCAACGTCCAGGGCTACCGTCAGCTTGCCGGGAACATGGCCTGCAGCATCAAGAAGGGCCAGTGCGTCATCGTCGTTGGCCGGCTCAAGCTGCGCAGCTGGGAGAAAGACGGCCGGGTCTACCATTCGGCCGAAATCGATGCGGATTCCGTGGGTCACGACCTCAAGCGTGGTTCGGCCAACTACATCCGTACCAGCGACACCGGACTGCACCTCGTCTCAGACAACAGCGCGGCAGGGCAGGAGGCATCAGCGGAGGGCAGCGGCGTCGGCCCCGCTGATCCTGACGAGGACGGCGGAGACCCGGAAGAAGGGGAGCACACGGACGACGACGCTGCAGCGTTGGGAGTCTTCCACGAGGATGCAGACGGCAACCGCATTCCGGTGGACGCTGAAACAGGCGAGCTCGCCGGAGCCACCGTCTGA
- a CDS encoding epimerase produces MRILILGGTAFLSSEIAGQAVSAGHTVTCLARGSATEPPAGVRWVKADRSLGANSYAQVAGEWDAVIDVARDPDLANGALAALAHRAAHWTFVSSCSVYADPSTPGASEDAALLAPLPAGTESTPENYGESKSAIEQATLEAVGDRAHLCRAGLIGGPGDGTDRYGYWPARFARDNAPAVVPAIAGHATQVIDVRDLAAWVLDAVERGVTGPLNAVGDHVPFGEYIEAATTVAGYQGEVLKAPEDWLLESGIDYWAGPDSFPLWLPPGHEGFCNRSNHAARAAGLAIRPWRETLAATLEDERRRGLDRPRKAGLTPATETRLADELVRSR; encoded by the coding sequence ATGCGCATCCTCATTCTGGGCGGAACCGCCTTTCTCTCATCTGAAATCGCCGGGCAAGCCGTTTCCGCAGGTCACACAGTCACGTGCCTGGCTCGCGGATCCGCGACGGAACCGCCAGCCGGTGTCCGGTGGGTAAAAGCGGACCGTTCACTCGGCGCGAACAGCTACGCACAAGTGGCAGGGGAGTGGGATGCGGTCATTGACGTGGCCCGCGATCCTGACCTGGCCAACGGGGCGCTGGCCGCCCTGGCCCACAGGGCTGCCCACTGGACATTTGTGTCCAGCTGCTCCGTCTACGCAGACCCTTCGACGCCGGGAGCGTCCGAGGACGCCGCACTCCTGGCCCCCTTGCCGGCCGGCACGGAATCCACTCCCGAGAACTATGGGGAATCCAAGTCAGCGATTGAACAGGCCACCCTGGAAGCCGTGGGCGACAGGGCGCACCTCTGCCGCGCCGGCCTGATCGGGGGCCCCGGCGACGGAACGGACCGGTACGGCTACTGGCCCGCAAGGTTTGCAAGGGACAACGCCCCGGCCGTGGTCCCGGCCATCGCCGGCCACGCCACGCAGGTCATTGATGTCCGGGACCTCGCGGCCTGGGTCCTCGATGCTGTCGAGCGCGGGGTGACAGGGCCGCTGAACGCTGTGGGGGACCACGTGCCCTTTGGCGAGTACATCGAGGCGGCCACAACGGTGGCCGGGTACCAAGGCGAGGTCCTCAAGGCTCCCGAGGATTGGCTCCTGGAGTCCGGGATCGACTATTGGGCCGGACCGGACTCCTTCCCGCTGTGGCTGCCGCCCGGCCACGAAGGGTTCTGCAACCGCAGCAACCACGCCGCCAGGGCCGCCGGGCTCGCAATAAGGCCCTGGCGGGAAACCCTGGCGGCCACCCTGGAGGACGAACGCCGCCGCGGCCTGGACCGCCCCCGCAAGGCAGGGCTCACACCCGCCACCGAAACACGGCTGGCAGACGAGCTTGTTCGAAGCCGCTGA
- a CDS encoding AlpA family transcriptional regulator — translation MRSEVLEGVRPVDTHATARHLSVRELAEREAVPVATVYAWRASNKGPRAMRIGKFLRYRLDDVLAWEETQLDPQKATA, via the coding sequence ATGAGAAGTGAAGTCCTTGAGGGGGTCAGGCCCGTGGATACACACGCCACTGCTCGGCACTTGAGCGTTCGCGAATTAGCCGAGCGGGAAGCGGTCCCCGTGGCAACTGTCTACGCGTGGCGGGCTTCCAATAAGGGCCCCCGAGCGATGCGCATCGGGAAATTCCTTCGCTACAGGCTGGACGATGTCCTGGCTTGGGAAGAAACGCAGTTGGACCCGCAGAAGGCCACAGCGTGA
- a CDS encoding globin, translating to MTIPAEPQQPRQLMQNDPFSQPGYTDNFYDAVGGHETFVKLIDVFYDGVATDPLLRPMYPEEDLEPAKRRFLMFLEQYWGGPTTYGEERGHPRLRMRHIPFRVTPEAKDRWLSHMRTAVDALELPPLYEGTLWDYMERAALSMVNSPSEA from the coding sequence ATGACCATACCCGCCGAGCCGCAGCAGCCACGCCAGCTTATGCAGAACGATCCCTTTAGCCAGCCCGGCTACACAGACAACTTCTACGACGCCGTGGGCGGACACGAGACGTTCGTCAAGCTGATCGATGTCTTTTACGACGGCGTCGCCACGGACCCGCTGTTGCGCCCGATGTACCCGGAGGAGGACCTCGAACCGGCCAAGCGGCGGTTCCTGATGTTCCTGGAGCAGTACTGGGGCGGCCCCACCACGTACGGCGAAGAACGCGGCCACCCGCGCCTGCGGATGCGCCACATACCGTTCCGGGTCACGCCGGAGGCCAAGGACCGCTGGCTGTCCCACATGCGGACCGCTGTCGATGCCCTGGAACTGCCACCCTTGTACGAGGGAACGCTCTGGGACTACATGGAACGCGCCGCGCTGTCCATGGTGAACAGCCCGTCGGAGGCCTGA
- a CDS encoding site-specific integrase — MDQDRAINTQRRYREVLDSYVCPGVGGLTIREATVSRLDRFLKATTAKHGNATAKLAKTVLSAMLGLAARHGAVGANPLRDVAKVPTNRKEVRALTVDEAAALRAGLRQWQLDSSARGRKRPNDLLDVVDVMLATGARIGEALALRWKDVDLKSVRPTLTVTGTVIYVQGQGMTIQEHPKSTNSRQRYYLPPFAVDMLLRRQVQQLVSNPWDVVFPSSTGTLRDPGNFRKQWRSARDDIGFQWVTPHTFRKSVGTLLANAEGMASASAQLGHSSEQITSRHYVQKTHEAPDMTALLQAFGSGS; from the coding sequence ATGGACCAGGACAGGGCCATCAACACCCAGCGCAGATACCGCGAGGTCCTGGACTCCTACGTCTGCCCCGGGGTTGGGGGACTGACTATCCGGGAAGCCACCGTCTCCCGCTTGGACAGGTTCCTGAAGGCGACGACGGCCAAGCACGGGAACGCCACGGCAAAGCTGGCCAAGACGGTCCTGTCCGCCATGCTGGGCCTAGCTGCCCGTCACGGTGCCGTAGGCGCCAACCCGCTGCGCGACGTCGCCAAGGTCCCCACTAACCGCAAGGAAGTCAGGGCCCTCACTGTGGATGAGGCGGCCGCGCTCCGGGCCGGTCTTCGCCAATGGCAGCTTGACTCCTCAGCCCGCGGCCGGAAGCGTCCCAACGACCTGCTGGACGTCGTCGATGTGATGCTCGCTACCGGAGCCCGCATCGGCGAAGCGCTGGCGCTCCGTTGGAAGGACGTAGACCTAAAGTCCGTGCGTCCCACGCTGACGGTCACCGGCACAGTCATCTATGTGCAGGGCCAGGGGATGACCATTCAGGAGCATCCCAAGTCGACGAATTCACGGCAGCGGTACTACCTGCCTCCCTTTGCTGTGGATATGCTCCTCCGCCGCCAGGTGCAGCAGCTGGTGTCCAACCCGTGGGACGTGGTCTTCCCGTCCTCCACAGGCACGCTGAGGGATCCTGGGAACTTCCGGAAGCAATGGCGCTCCGCACGGGACGATATCGGCTTTCAGTGGGTCACGCCGCACACGTTCCGCAAGTCCGTGGGCACGCTCTTGGCCAATGCGGAGGGCATGGCCTCGGCTTCTGCCCAGCTTGGCCACTCGAGCGAACAAATCACCAGCCGGCACTATGTGCAGAAGACCCACGAGGCGCCGGACATGACGGCCCTGCTGCAGGCGTTCGGTAGCGGCTCTTGA
- a CDS encoding mechanosensitive ion channel family protein, protein MFSTMSITPPPLTSQPDGVSITGIAISLGVGIAVWLVATFVISRITKRVAAGTNFFKKPHFKWVAPALRALDHERRVQRAETIGSLLNSIVGVLVAVITTMYVLQNLNINIAPLLTSVGILGIAIGFGAQQLIRDFLAGIFITIEDQYGIGDVIETSEVVGVVESMGLRITRVRSEDGAIWYLRNGEILRVGNRSQGKYVPVPDVPVAAQDTALSAPATEAKKTEQKAGE, encoded by the coding sequence ATGTTCAGCACGATGTCGATTACACCCCCGCCCCTCACCTCGCAGCCCGACGGTGTCAGCATCACGGGCATCGCAATTAGCCTTGGCGTCGGAATCGCTGTGTGGCTGGTGGCGACGTTCGTGATATCGCGGATCACCAAGCGCGTGGCTGCGGGTACCAATTTCTTCAAGAAACCGCACTTCAAGTGGGTTGCCCCCGCCCTGCGTGCCCTGGATCATGAGCGCCGAGTGCAGCGGGCGGAGACCATCGGTTCCCTGCTCAACAGCATCGTGGGAGTTCTGGTGGCCGTAATCACTACCATGTATGTGCTGCAGAACCTGAACATCAACATCGCTCCGCTGCTGACCAGCGTGGGAATCCTGGGTATCGCCATTGGTTTTGGCGCCCAGCAGCTGATCCGTGACTTCCTCGCCGGCATCTTCATCACGATTGAGGACCAGTACGGCATCGGCGACGTCATCGAAACCAGCGAAGTAGTGGGTGTGGTCGAGTCCATGGGGCTGCGCATCACCCGGGTCCGCTCGGAGGACGGCGCCATCTGGTACCTCCGTAATGGCGAGATCCTTCGCGTCGGCAACCGTTCGCAGGGCAAGTACGTGCCGGTGCCGGACGTGCCGGTCGCCGCGCAGGACACTGCCCTGAGTGCGCCCGCCACCGAGGCCAAAAAGACCGAGCAAAAGGCCGGAGAATAG
- a CDS encoding OsmC family protein — MGLGEHHYSLTVQWTGNLGDGTSSYRGYSRDHDIRIPGLPVLPGSADPTFHGDRDRYNPEQLLLAALAQCHMLSFLHVAVKHGVVVTDYQDDATGVMRLNRDGSGQFESVTLNPRVTVVDAAHVDLAEQLHREANAVCFIARSVNFPVHHSPVTEVA; from the coding sequence GTGGGCCTGGGCGAGCACCACTATTCCCTGACCGTGCAGTGGACCGGCAACCTGGGCGACGGCACGTCGTCGTACCGGGGCTACTCACGGGACCACGACATCCGGATCCCCGGGCTGCCGGTCCTGCCCGGTTCCGCCGATCCGACGTTCCATGGGGACCGTGACCGCTACAACCCGGAGCAGCTGCTCCTGGCGGCGCTGGCGCAGTGCCACATGCTGTCGTTCCTGCATGTGGCGGTGAAGCACGGTGTGGTGGTGACCGACTATCAGGACGACGCCACCGGTGTTATGCGGCTGAACCGCGACGGCAGCGGACAGTTCGAGTCCGTCACGCTGAACCCGCGGGTGACCGTGGTGGACGCGGCCCATGTGGATCTGGCGGAACAGCTTCACCGCGAAGCCAACGCGGTCTGTTTCATCGCCCGGAGCGTCAACTTCCCCGTGCATCATTCACCCGTGACCGAGGTGGCCTGA
- the ettA gene encoding energy-dependent translational throttle protein EttA has protein sequence MAEFIYTMTNARKAVGEKLILDNVSMSFFPGAKIGVVGPNGAGKSTILKIMAGLDIPSNGEARLSPGYTVGILLQEPPLNEEKTVLGNVQEGVGEIYGKIQRFNEISEEMASPDADFDVLLEEMGQLQEAIDAAEAWDLDSQLEQAMDALRCPPADADVTLLSGGERRRVALCKLLLQKPDLLLLDEPTNHLDAESVLWLEQHLSSYAGAVLAVTHDRYFLDHVAEWIAEVDRGHLYPYEGNYSTYLEKKRARLEVQGKKDAKQAKRLTEELEWVRSNAKGRQTKSKARLARYEEMAAEADRTRKLDFEEIQIPPGPRLGGLVLEARNLQKGFDDRTLIDGLSFTLPRNGIVGVIGPNGVGKSTLFKTIIGLEPLDGGELKIGDSVKISYADQSRGGIDPNKTLWEVVSDGLDYIQVGQVEMPSRAYVAAFGFKGPDQQKKAGVLSGGERNRLNLALTLKQGGNLLLLDEPTNDLDVETLSSLENALLEFPGCAVVVSHDRWFLDRVATHILAYEGDEENPAKWYWFEGNFESYEENKVERLGPDAAKPHRVTHRRLTRD, from the coding sequence ATGGCGGAATTTATCTACACAATGACCAATGCCCGCAAGGCAGTTGGCGAAAAACTCATTCTTGACAACGTAAGCATGTCGTTCTTCCCGGGCGCCAAAATCGGTGTCGTAGGCCCGAACGGTGCCGGTAAGTCCACCATCCTGAAGATCATGGCCGGACTGGACATCCCGTCCAACGGTGAGGCCCGGCTGAGCCCCGGCTACACCGTGGGGATCCTGTTGCAGGAACCGCCACTGAACGAGGAAAAGACTGTCCTGGGCAACGTCCAGGAAGGCGTTGGCGAGATCTACGGCAAGATCCAGCGCTTCAACGAGATCTCCGAGGAAATGGCCAGCCCCGACGCTGACTTCGACGTCCTGCTCGAAGAAATGGGTCAGCTGCAGGAGGCCATTGACGCCGCTGAGGCCTGGGATCTCGACTCCCAGCTCGAGCAGGCCATGGACGCCCTCCGCTGCCCGCCCGCGGACGCCGACGTGACACTGCTCTCCGGCGGTGAGCGCCGCCGCGTGGCCCTCTGCAAGCTCCTGCTGCAGAAGCCTGACCTCCTGCTCCTGGACGAGCCCACCAACCACCTGGACGCCGAGAGCGTGCTGTGGCTGGAACAGCACCTCTCCAGCTATGCCGGCGCAGTCCTTGCCGTCACCCACGACCGGTACTTCCTTGACCACGTGGCGGAATGGATCGCCGAGGTTGACCGCGGCCACCTGTACCCCTACGAAGGCAACTACTCCACGTACCTGGAGAAGAAGCGGGCCCGCCTGGAAGTCCAGGGCAAAAAGGACGCCAAGCAGGCCAAGCGCCTCACCGAGGAACTTGAGTGGGTACGCTCCAACGCCAAGGGCCGCCAGACGAAATCCAAGGCCCGTCTGGCCCGCTACGAGGAGATGGCTGCCGAGGCTGACCGCACGCGCAAGCTTGACTTCGAAGAGATCCAGATCCCGCCGGGCCCGCGCCTGGGCGGGCTGGTCCTGGAAGCCAGGAACCTGCAGAAGGGCTTCGACGACCGCACCCTGATCGACGGCCTGTCCTTCACGCTTCCCCGCAACGGCATCGTCGGTGTCATCGGCCCCAACGGCGTGGGCAAGTCCACGCTGTTCAAAACCATCATCGGCCTGGAGCCGCTCGACGGCGGCGAGCTGAAGATCGGCGATTCGGTCAAGATCTCCTACGCGGACCAGAGCCGCGGCGGCATCGACCCGAACAAGACCCTGTGGGAAGTTGTTTCGGACGGCCTCGATTACATCCAGGTGGGCCAGGTCGAAATGCCGTCCCGCGCCTACGTTGCCGCTTTCGGCTTCAAGGGTCCGGACCAGCAGAAGAAGGCCGGGGTGCTCTCCGGTGGTGAGCGCAACCGCCTCAACCTTGCACTGACGCTCAAACAGGGCGGCAACCTACTGCTCCTTGACGAACCCACTAACGACCTCGACGTCGAAACGCTCAGCAGCCTTGAAAACGCGCTGCTGGAGTTCCCCGGCTGCGCCGTGGTCGTATCGCACGACCGCTGGTTCCTGGACCGGGTGGCCACACACATCCTGGCCTACGAAGGCGACGAGGAAAACCCCGCCAAGTGGTACTGGTTCGAGGGCAACTTCGAATCCTACGAGGAGAACAAGGTAGAGCGGCTCGGACCCGATGCGGCCAAGCCGCACCGCGTGACGCACCGCCGCCTCACCCGCGACTGA